One segment of Bacteroides caecimuris DNA contains the following:
- a CDS encoding alpha-1,2-fucosyltransferase: protein MFGDLKRNIYRCLLNRGLLRSKVVVLMDGGVCSQMHQYLLGYLYRKAGFSVCYDLTFYKEWGLDINNEFVRNFDLLKAFPYLKFEEASEVEVDIYKKEYFYAGNDGDIRTNDMSFLRLVPPIYLGGYYHFPSKQWLETFQSLYRMVDGVLDAASQIKCIEIEERIDSVGVHVRRGDLKEEVSSYGAPASLDYFISATAFFKEKLHKPYFYFFSDEPEWVKMDLLPRLPVKNCAEVVDINGSDKGYMDLYLLAHCKHQITTKGTLGKFGALLVDAPDKYVVLYNDETQQYWKILFQNPVFI, encoded by the coding sequence ATGTTTGGTGATTTAAAAAGGAATATTTATAGATGTCTGCTAAATAGAGGGCTGTTGCGATCTAAAGTCGTAGTTTTGATGGACGGTGGTGTTTGCTCGCAGATGCATCAATATCTATTAGGATATTTATATCGTAAGGCAGGTTTTTCAGTGTGTTATGATTTGACTTTCTATAAAGAATGGGGATTGGATATAAATAATGAGTTTGTTAGGAACTTTGACCTATTGAAGGCTTTCCCATATTTGAAGTTTGAAGAAGCGTCAGAAGTGGAAGTGGATATATATAAAAAGGAATATTTTTATGCAGGTAATGATGGGGATATTCGTACCAATGATATGTCTTTCCTTAGGTTGGTTCCGCCTATATATTTAGGAGGATATTATCATTTCCCGTCAAAGCAATGGCTTGAAACTTTTCAATCTTTATATAGAATGGTTGATGGTGTCCTTGATGCAGCTAGTCAGATAAAATGTATAGAAATAGAGGAGCGCATAGATTCTGTTGGAGTTCATGTCAGAAGAGGAGATTTAAAGGAAGAAGTTTCTTCTTATGGAGCGCCGGCTTCACTTGATTATTTTATAAGTGCTACGGCTTTCTTTAAAGAGAAATTGCATAAACCTTATTTTTATTTCTTTTCGGATGAGCCAGAATGGGTTAAAATGGATTTATTGCCAAGGCTTCCTGTGAAAAATTGCGCGGAAGTGGTTGACATAAATGGTTCTGATAAAGGTTATATGGATTTGTATTTGTTAGCTCATTGTAAACATCAAATAACAACGAAGGGTACTTTAGGGAAATTTGGAGCTTTATTAGTAGACGCTCCTGATAAGTATGTAGTTTTATATAATGATGAAACACAACAATATTGGAAAATATTATTTCAGAATCCGGTTTTTATATAG
- a CDS encoding MAC/perforin domain-containing protein, with product MKKKISGGLFFVLLSLIACQGDSSLISCDNNDGTSLINATTRGEAGDGKYDVLGHGYDITNQYLDPNASRAIVLDISKLEVDNLIQPYNLGKADARYVSGKDVYEFTSNMSTSIKIDEPGFVKAIAGGSLNVAFGGNNSYSSDYSFAYFNQKYVDSRYRITEVDLEVLRGYLTPQFINRVSTYTPAQIVEMYGTHVLKDIYVGAKLEVYLMAKSTNTSKKQNVDASMGVSLAKIFNIEAKFHYDSSLATNNREQSLYYSTVGGDPFVGLLGTLDPEKAPTVDLSKWSATIKNTTPKFIDVDNSIQSFIPIYELVADPVKSQALKTYINSYVRSKELKSVTLYPTSSGLRTISGLGHVNAGGGVAIGDIDGNGKPDMVLMGVDDPAGVNSFWYRILFDLDENGFSSRQSGVYSIPAVGHDNSGGGVAISDLNKNGKPDLILLCADKPAKGPAGLCYRVVYDLNIDGSYTSVSSIKSTPAMGDCYDGADIDICDINGNGILDLLLMTYDDPEEMNNFRYQIAYDLSSFGNYQSLSPLYGISGVGHMGEGAGVAVGDIDRNGTLDIIFMALDAPEGSANRFVYRVLPDIDKYGASYSPLSDAFWLPTSLSPCQRGGGAGCCLYDIDNNGFLDVVFVAINNDVLGRNNTWKYVTGYNLNKQYIPMQWR from the coding sequence ATGAAAAAAAAGATTTCGGGTGGTTTGTTTTTCGTGTTGTTGAGTTTGATAGCTTGTCAAGGGGATTCTTCTTTGATTTCCTGTGATAATAATGATGGAACTTCGTTGATAAATGCAACTACAAGAGGTGAGGCTGGAGATGGAAAATATGATGTTTTAGGACATGGTTATGATATTACGAACCAATATTTGGACCCAAATGCTAGTCGGGCAATTGTTCTCGATATAAGTAAACTTGAGGTAGATAATCTTATTCAACCTTATAATTTGGGAAAGGCTGATGCTCGTTATGTCTCTGGTAAAGATGTTTATGAATTTACGTCTAATATGTCTACATCAATAAAAATAGATGAACCAGGCTTTGTGAAAGCAATAGCGGGAGGCTCTTTAAATGTTGCGTTTGGTGGAAATAATTCTTATAGTTCAGATTATTCTTTTGCATACTTTAATCAAAAGTATGTTGATAGTAGATATAGAATTACAGAAGTGGATTTAGAGGTTTTACGTGGGTATCTTACTCCACAGTTTATAAATAGAGTCTCGACGTATACTCCTGCTCAAATTGTTGAAATGTATGGTACTCACGTTTTGAAAGATATATATGTCGGAGCAAAACTCGAGGTTTATTTGATGGCTAAGTCTACTAATACTTCAAAGAAACAAAATGTTGATGCAAGTATGGGAGTTTCTTTAGCAAAGATATTCAACATAGAAGCTAAATTTCATTATGATAGCTCTTTAGCTACGAATAATAGAGAACAGTCGTTATATTATTCTACAGTTGGTGGAGATCCTTTTGTGGGTTTGCTAGGAACTTTGGATCCAGAGAAGGCACCAACTGTAGATCTTTCTAAATGGAGTGCAACAATCAAAAATACTACTCCTAAGTTTATTGATGTTGATAATAGTATTCAATCCTTTATTCCGATATATGAATTAGTTGCCGATCCTGTAAAAAGTCAAGCTTTAAAAACATATATCAATAGTTATGTAAGAAGTAAGGAGTTGAAATCGGTTACCTTGTATCCTACAAGTTCCGGTTTACGCACAATATCTGGATTAGGTCATGTAAATGCAGGTGGAGGAGTTGCTATTGGGGATATTGATGGTAATGGTAAACCGGATATGGTGCTTATGGGGGTAGATGATCCTGCTGGGGTAAATTCTTTCTGGTATAGAATATTATTCGATTTAGATGAAAATGGATTTTCGTCAAGACAGTCTGGCGTTTATTCCATTCCGGCAGTAGGGCACGATAACTCTGGTGGAGGTGTGGCTATTTCTGATTTAAATAAAAATGGAAAGCCTGATCTAATATTATTGTGTGCTGATAAACCTGCAAAGGGACCTGCGGGACTTTGTTATAGAGTGGTGTATGATTTGAATATCGATGGAAGTTATACTTCTGTCTCTTCAATAAAATCGACTCCGGCTATGGGAGATTGCTATGATGGAGCAGACATTGATATTTGTGATATTAATGGAAATGGAATCCTTGATTTGTTATTAATGACTTATGACGATCCGGAAGAAATGAATAATTTTAGGTACCAGATTGCTTATGATTTAAGTTCTTTTGGTAATTATCAAAGTCTTTCTCCTTTGTATGGAATATCAGGAGTGGGACATATGGGAGAAGGTGCGGGTGTTGCTGTTGGTGACATTGATAGGAATGGAACATTAGATATTATATTTATGGCTCTTGATGCTCCAGAAGGAAGCGCCAATCGATTTGTTTATAGAGTGCTCCCCGATATAGATAAATATGGAGCTTCTTACTCTCCATTGTCTGATGCATTTTGGCTACCGACAAGTCTATCTCCTTGCCAAAGGGGTGGGGGAGCAGGTTGTTGCTTGTATGATATTGATAATAATGGTTTTCTTGATGTTGTCTTTGTGGCTATAAATAATGACGTACTTGGACGTAATAATACTTGGAAATATGTAACAGGGTATAATTTGAATAAGCAATATATTCCTATGCAATGGAGGTAG
- a CDS encoding ATP-binding protein, with protein sequence MSSKIYPIGVQNFEKIRKGGYFYIDKTALVYQLVKTGSYYFLSRPRRFGKSLLISTLEAYFQGKRELFEGLAMEKLEKDWVKYPVLHLDLNTEKYDTPESLENKLNGALVEWEKIYGAEPSERSLAMRFEGIIKRACRQEGQRVAILVDEYDKPMLQAIGDDVLQKSFRNTLKAFYGALKSQDGCIKFAMLTGVTKFGKVSVFSDLNNLNDISMWNKYVDICGVSEQELYDNLGAELHEFADARGMTYEEVCARLKEMYDGYHFTHNSKGMYNPFSLLLAFDRNEFKSYWFETGTPTYLVELLKKHNYDLHRMAHEETDEQVLNSIDSESTNPIPVIYQSGYLTIKGYNEEFDIYRLGFPNREVEEGFVRFLLPYYANVDKVEAPFEIRNFVREVRAGDYESFFRRLQSFFSDIPYELARELELHYQNVLYIVYKLLGFYVKAEYHTSEGRVDMILQTDKFIYIMEFKLNGTAEEALQQINDKHYARPFETDSRKLFKIGINFSTETRNIEKWLVEN encoded by the coding sequence ATGAGCAGCAAGATTTACCCTATTGGTGTGCAAAACTTTGAAAAAATTCGTAAAGGTGGCTATTTTTATATTGATAAAACAGCATTGGTTTATCAATTGGTGAAAACCGGAAGCTATTATTTTTTGAGTCGTCCGCGCCGTTTTGGCAAAAGTCTGCTCATTTCTACGCTTGAAGCCTACTTTCAAGGAAAGCGGGAGCTCTTTGAAGGGCTGGCTATGGAGAAACTGGAAAAAGATTGGGTAAAATATCCCGTTTTACATCTTGATCTTAATACGGAAAAATACGATACTCCGGAAAGTTTGGAGAACAAGCTCAACGGGGCATTGGTGGAATGGGAGAAGATATATGGTGCGGAGCCCTCGGAGAGATCCTTAGCGATGCGTTTTGAAGGGATTATTAAACGTGCCTGCCGACAGGAAGGACAGCGTGTGGCTATTCTTGTGGATGAGTATGACAAGCCGATGTTGCAGGCTATTGGTGATGATGTTTTGCAAAAGAGTTTCCGCAATACATTGAAAGCTTTCTATGGTGCATTAAAAAGTCAGGACGGCTGTATTAAGTTTGCTATGTTGACGGGAGTTACCAAGTTCGGTAAGGTTAGCGTGTTCAGTGACTTGAATAACCTGAATGACATTTCAATGTGGAATAAGTATGTGGATATTTGTGGCGTGAGCGAACAGGAATTATATGATAACCTAGGTGCTGAGCTCCATGAATTTGCAGATGCGCGGGGAATGACGTATGAAGAGGTATGTGCCCGGTTGAAAGAAATGTATGATGGTTATCATTTTACGCACAATTCCAAAGGAATGTACAACCCCTTCAGTCTGCTTTTGGCTTTTGATAGGAATGAGTTTAAAAGCTACTGGTTTGAAACGGGTACTCCCACTTATTTGGTGGAGTTGCTGAAGAAACATAATTACGACCTTCATCGGATGGCTCATGAAGAAACCGATGAACAGGTACTGAACAGTATAGATTCTGAATCTACCAATCCTATTCCGGTAATCTATCAGAGCGGGTACCTTACTATTAAAGGGTATAATGAGGAGTTTGATATTTATCGTTTAGGTTTTCCCAATCGTGAGGTGGAGGAAGGTTTTGTTCGTTTTCTGCTCCCTTATTACGCGAATGTGGATAAAGTGGAAGCTCCTTTTGAGATTCGGAATTTTGTTCGTGAGGTACGTGCCGGCGATTACGAATCTTTTTTCCGTCGCCTGCAAAGTTTCTTTTCCGATATTCCATACGAACTTGCACGCGAATTGGAGTTGCATTATCAGAATGTACTTTATATTGTATATAAGTTGTTAGGTTTTTATGTAAAAGCAGAATATCATACAAGTGAAGGCCGTGTGGATATGATATTACAGACCGACAAGTTCATCTACATCATGGAATTTAAATTGAATGGTACGGCGGAAGAAGCTCTGCAGCAGATCAATGACAAACACTATGCCCGACCATTTGAAACGGATTCACGAAAACTTTTTAAGATTGGTATAAACTTTAGTACTGAAACGAGAAATATTGAGAAGTGGTTGGTGGAAAATTGA
- a CDS encoding HU family DNA-binding protein codes for MAIQFEFYKNPQPVKEGEEPSYHPRVVNFQHVTTQRLAREIHMATTFGKSEVEAMLMELSRCMSNHLREGERVHLDGIGYFQITLQATEPIHSLTTRADKVKLKSISFQADRDLKSSCMATHLRRSKYKPHSASLTEEEIDRKLTEYFATHPVLTRSNMQSLCCFTQSMASRQIRRLKAEGKLQNIGKPTQPIYVAGPGHYEK; via the coding sequence ATGGCAATACAATTCGAGTTTTATAAGAATCCCCAACCGGTAAAAGAAGGGGAAGAACCAAGTTACCACCCCCGTGTGGTAAATTTCCAGCATGTCACCACCCAGAGACTGGCAAGAGAAATCCACATGGCAACTACTTTCGGGAAATCAGAAGTGGAAGCTATGTTAATGGAGCTAAGCAGATGCATGAGCAACCATCTGCGCGAAGGAGAAAGAGTACACTTGGATGGAATCGGCTATTTTCAAATCACGCTGCAAGCTACCGAACCCATACACTCGCTTACCACCCGCGCGGACAAAGTAAAACTGAAATCCATCAGTTTCCAGGCTGACAGGGATTTAAAAAGTTCATGCATGGCCACACACCTGCGACGTTCGAAATACAAACCGCATTCCGCCTCTCTCACAGAAGAAGAAATCGACCGGAAACTCACGGAATATTTTGCAACGCATCCCGTACTGACCCGCAGCAACATGCAATCACTTTGTTGCTTCACCCAAAGCATGGCCAGCCGCCAAATACGCAGACTGAAAGCAGAAGGCAAGTTGCAGAATATCGGAAAACCTACACAGCCTATTTATGTAGCAGGGCCGGGACACTATGAGAAATAA
- a CDS encoding BT4734/BF3469 family protein has translation MRITQIRDDGKVNTLRTLKIEQLVEQMKVETKARLVSAMREVLPYILPGDKNDYVQKVPKLLPAAAFIRKNGIMTMSEYNGIVMLQVNNLSGLMEADAVKERVKELPQTYLAFTGSSGKSVKIWVRFTYPDDLLPVGREQAELFHAHAYRLAVKFYQPQLPFDIDLKEPSLEQYCRLTYDPDLYFNPEAMPIYMKQPMAMPTEMTYREQVQTEASPLQRLAPGYESHHALSVLFEAAFARALDEQQDGYSLGDDIHSLLVCLAGHCFRAGIPEEDTVRWTRAHYRLPEDDFLIRETVRNVYRTSKGFADKSSLLPEQLFVMQMDEFMKRRYEFRFNQLTSQVECRQRNSFDFYFRPVDRRLMASITMNAQYEGLKLWDKDVVRYLNSDRVPLYQPVEEFLYGLPHWDGKDHIGDLAKRVPCDNPHWAQLFRRWFLSMVAHWRGMGKSHANSTSPILVGPQAYRKSTFCRLILPPCLQAYYTDSIDFSRKRDAELYLNRFLLINMDEFDQIGITQQPFLKHILQKPVVNTRRPNASAVEELRRYASFIGTSNHKDLLTDTSGSRRYLGVEVTGVIDVVRPVDYEQLYAQAMAALYHNERYWFDEKEEAIMMEANQEFEQSPVIEQLFLVYYRVAEDDEEGEWMLAADILQRIQKASKMKFSPGQVNYFGRILQRLGVQSYRKTRGVYYHVVAV, from the coding sequence ATGAGAATAACACAAATCAGAGACGACGGCAAAGTAAATACTCTGCGGACGTTAAAAATCGAACAGCTCGTAGAGCAGATGAAAGTGGAAACTAAAGCGCGACTCGTCTCCGCAATGCGGGAAGTCCTGCCTTATATACTTCCGGGTGACAAGAATGACTATGTACAGAAAGTGCCGAAGCTGCTTCCTGCAGCCGCCTTTATCCGCAAGAACGGGATAATGACAATGAGTGAGTACAACGGGATTGTGATGCTCCAGGTGAATAATCTGTCCGGGCTTATGGAAGCGGATGCGGTGAAAGAGCGTGTGAAGGAGTTGCCACAGACTTATCTTGCCTTTACCGGTTCTTCCGGAAAGTCGGTGAAGATATGGGTGCGGTTCACTTATCCCGACGACCTTCTGCCGGTTGGCCGTGAACAAGCGGAGCTTTTTCATGCGCATGCTTACCGGCTTGCCGTGAAGTTCTACCAACCTCAACTTCCTTTCGACATTGATCTGAAAGAACCTTCGTTGGAACAATATTGCCGTCTGACCTATGATCCGGACTTGTATTTCAATCCTGAAGCAATGCCTATTTATATGAAACAGCCGATGGCTATGCCGACAGAAATGACTTATCGCGAACAGGTGCAGACGGAAGCTTCACCCTTGCAACGGCTTGCGCCGGGATATGAGAGCCATCATGCGCTTTCCGTACTTTTTGAGGCTGCTTTTGCGCGTGCATTGGATGAACAACAGGACGGATATTCTCTAGGTGATGACATACATTCTTTGTTGGTTTGTCTGGCCGGGCATTGTTTTCGTGCCGGTATTCCCGAAGAGGATACGGTGCGGTGGACGCGTGCCCATTATCGCTTGCCGGAAGATGATTTCCTGATTCGCGAGACGGTGCGGAATGTGTATCGCACCAGCAAGGGATTTGCCGATAAGAGCAGTTTGCTGCCGGAACAGCTATTTGTGATGCAGATGGATGAGTTTATGAAGCGGCGTTATGAGTTCCGCTTCAACCAGTTGACTTCACAGGTAGAGTGCCGGCAACGGAATAGTTTTGATTTTTATTTTCGTCCGGTAGACAGACGGTTGATGGCAAGCATTACGATGAATGCGCAATACGAAGGGCTTAAACTGTGGGACAAAGATGTGGTACGTTATCTGAACTCGGATCGTGTGCCGCTCTATCAGCCTGTTGAGGAGTTTCTTTATGGACTTCCTCATTGGGATGGAAAGGATCATATCGGTGATCTGGCTAAACGGGTTCCTTGTGATAATCCTCATTGGGCGCAATTGTTTCGCCGTTGGTTTCTTAGCATGGTGGCTCATTGGCGCGGGATGGGTAAAAGTCATGCAAATAGCACTTCGCCTATATTGGTCGGTCCGCAGGCTTACAGGAAATCTACGTTTTGCCGTTTGATTCTTCCACCGTGTTTGCAGGCGTACTATACGGATAGTATTGATTTTAGCCGGAAACGGGATGCGGAGTTGTATTTGAACCGGTTTTTGCTGATTAATATGGATGAGTTTGACCAGATTGGTATTACTCAGCAGCCTTTTCTAAAACATATTCTGCAAAAGCCTGTTGTAAATACGAGGCGTCCGAATGCTTCGGCGGTGGAAGAGCTTCGCCGATATGCTTCTTTTATCGGAACAAGTAATCATAAGGATTTGCTGACGGATACTTCCGGTAGTCGTCGTTATCTTGGAGTTGAGGTGACGGGGGTGATTGATGTGGTCCGCCCTGTCGACTACGAACAACTTTATGCGCAGGCAATGGCGGCGCTATATCATAATGAACGTTATTGGTTTGATGAGAAGGAAGAAGCTATTATGATGGAAGCCAATCAGGAGTTCGAGCAATCACCGGTCATAGAGCAGTTGTTTCTTGTATATTATCGGGTTGCGGAAGATGACGAAGAAGGGGAATGGATGCTTGCAGCAGATATATTGCAACGGATACAAAAGGCGAGTAAAATGAAGTTCTCACCCGGACAGGTTAATTACTTCGGGCGTATCCTGCAAAGATTGGGGGTACAGTCGTACAGGAAGACGCGTGGGGTTTATTATCATGTGGTGGCTGTTTGA
- a CDS encoding metallophosphoesterase has product MIILSIADLHTPAVYKETVKECTQSVELQSTVRYFNRFMSELMAKEPEWIPDYLCICGDIASKAKGEEYQLAKELIKQLAKTCCLSDDYILMVPGNHDMNVSGMLEQKEHGGYKLKEKDKDAYLSAINNLLETKSKKRKEDDVKYISSIFGAYSDFRKEFINESIPYFTFPPEYIPPAVAYTCGYKVFEKNKTVFVELNSSWFDLPKLSARNAVRFGDLHIQWLYNEIKEMKQRGYYVVTMFHHSLRYLDLAEYQTRDPQFPVYDNIIDMSDLCLSGHEHGSKSKEPDMLGNTCQYILNGGFYSPDAHNRVMESCASLIKIDPYKEQLTIRRFAKGTDGQWHEGREAKTYSTLSHLKNEIILPSAVSPQLSNMLFFDSTDKIKLYQRIVLRYLGSDYKILETERAGKFKLQSTLEDNIIPLRYVIFLEMERAIPNDILNREPNEQLIVICMCRYEKETDKQNYLKLMREYKKDVLKQKMIFFSLLSADF; this is encoded by the coding sequence ATGATTATCTTAAGTATAGCGGATTTACATACTCCGGCTGTTTATAAGGAAACGGTAAAAGAATGTACGCAAAGTGTTGAACTTCAAAGTACGGTTCGGTATTTTAATCGGTTTATGTCCGAGTTGATGGCAAAGGAGCCCGAATGGATTCCCGATTATTTATGTATTTGCGGAGATATTGCATCAAAAGCGAAAGGTGAGGAATATCAATTGGCTAAAGAGTTGATAAAACAGTTGGCCAAAACTTGCTGTTTGTCTGATGATTATATATTAATGGTTCCTGGGAATCATGATATGAATGTTTCCGGTATGCTTGAACAGAAAGAGCATGGTGGTTATAAACTGAAAGAAAAGGATAAGGATGCCTATCTCAGTGCCATAAATAATTTATTAGAAACGAAAAGCAAGAAACGAAAAGAGGATGATGTGAAATATATTTCGTCCATTTTTGGGGCGTATTCTGATTTTAGAAAAGAATTTATTAATGAGTCTATTCCTTATTTTACGTTTCCGCCAGAGTATATTCCCCCTGCTGTAGCTTATACTTGTGGTTACAAAGTTTTTGAGAAAAACAAGACGGTATTTGTGGAACTGAACAGCTCTTGGTTTGATTTGCCTAAACTCTCGGCTAGAAATGCTGTGCGTTTTGGGGATTTACACATTCAATGGTTGTATAATGAAATTAAAGAGATGAAGCAGCGTGGATATTATGTAGTGACGATGTTTCATCACTCTTTGAGGTATCTGGATTTAGCAGAATATCAGACTCGTGATCCGCAGTTTCCTGTGTATGATAATATTATTGATATGTCCGACTTATGCTTGTCGGGGCATGAGCATGGTTCTAAATCGAAGGAACCGGACATGTTAGGAAATACATGCCAGTATATATTGAATGGGGGATTTTACTCGCCGGACGCGCATAACAGGGTGATGGAATCATGTGCTTCATTGATTAAAATAGATCCTTATAAAGAGCAGTTGACGATTCGTAGGTTTGCTAAAGGTACTGACGGGCAATGGCATGAAGGCCGGGAAGCGAAAACTTACTCTACGCTTTCTCACTTAAAAAATGAAATCATACTTCCTTCGGCTGTTAGCCCCCAGTTGTCCAATATGCTTTTTTTCGATTCGACGGATAAGATAAAATTGTACCAGCGGATTGTATTGAGGTATTTGGGAAGTGATTATAAAATTTTAGAGACGGAAAGGGCAGGTAAGTTTAAGCTGCAAAGTACGCTTGAAGACAATATTATCCCATTGCGTTATGTTATTTTTCTTGAGATGGAACGAGCCATTCCAAATGATATTTTAAATCGTGAACCTAACGAGCAATTGATTGTTATATGTATGTGCAGGTATGAGAAGGAAACGGATAAACAGAACTATTTAAAACTGATGCGTGAATATAAGAAAGATGTCTTGAAGCAAAAAATGATATTCTTTTCTTTGTTAAGTGCTGATTTTTAG
- a CDS encoding ABC transporter ATP-binding protein, producing the protein MKEFLQLMRRFVSPYKKYIGWAILLNILSAVFNVFSFTFLIPILSILFKTEGADKVYHYMEWGSGDLAEVAKNNFYYYISQMIVDNGPTVALIFLGLFLMIMTLFKTGCYFASSAVMIPLRTGVVRDIRIMVYAKVMRLPMSFFSEERKGDIIARMSGDVGEVENSITSSLDMLMKSPIMIILYFATLVVTSWQLTLFTIVVLPGMGWLMGVVGRKLKRQSLEAQSKWSDTMSQLEETLGGLRIIKAFIAEDKMINRFTKCSNELRDATNRVAIRQAMAHPMSEFLGTILIVAVLWFGGTLILGQNATIDAPTFIFYMVILYSVINPLKDFAKAGYNIPKGLASMERVDKILKAENKIKEIPNPKPLKGLNDRIEFKDISFSYDGKREVLKHVNLTVPKGKTIALVGQSGSGKSTLVDLLPRYHDVQEGDITIDGTSIRDVRIADLRSLIGNVNQEAILFNDTFFNNIAFGVENATMEQVIEAAKIANAHDFIMEKPEGYNMNIGDRGGKLSGGQRQRISIARAILKNPPILILDEATSALDTESERLVQEALERLMKTRTTIAIAHRLSTIKNADEICVLYEGEIVERGKHEDLIELNGYYKRLHDMQQL; encoded by the coding sequence ATGAAGGAATTTCTACAACTAATGCGACGTTTCGTGTCGCCTTATAAAAAGTATATCGGCTGGGCTATTTTGCTGAATATTTTGTCTGCTGTATTTAATGTGTTTTCGTTCACTTTCTTGATTCCGATTCTGAGTATTCTGTTTAAAACAGAAGGAGCGGATAAAGTATACCATTATATGGAATGGGGCAGTGGTGATTTAGCGGAGGTTGCCAAAAATAACTTCTATTATTACATATCTCAAATGATAGTGGATAATGGACCGACTGTAGCCCTTATCTTTTTGGGATTGTTCCTGATGATAATGACATTATTCAAAACAGGTTGTTACTTCGCTTCTTCGGCAGTGATGATTCCGTTGCGTACGGGAGTTGTGCGGGATATCCGTATCATGGTGTATGCCAAGGTGATGCGTCTGCCGATGTCTTTCTTTTCGGAAGAGAGAAAGGGAGATATTATAGCTCGTATGAGTGGTGACGTGGGAGAGGTTGAAAACTCCATTACCAGTTCGTTGGACATGCTGATGAAGAGCCCGATTATGATTATCTTGTATTTCGCGACGTTGGTTGTGACCAGTTGGCAGTTGACTCTTTTTACTATCGTTGTATTGCCGGGAATGGGTTGGCTGATGGGAGTAGTCGGAAGAAAACTGAAACGCCAGTCATTGGAGGCACAGTCAAAATGGAGTGATACGATGTCGCAACTGGAAGAGACATTGGGAGGGTTGCGCATTATCAAAGCTTTCATCGCGGAAGATAAAATGATTAACCGCTTCACCAAATGCAGTAACGAGCTTCGTGATGCAACCAACAGAGTTGCTATACGTCAGGCTATGGCACATCCGATGAGCGAGTTCTTGGGAACCATTCTGATTGTAGCCGTACTGTGGTTTGGGGGTACATTGATTTTGGGACAGAATGCAACTATCGATGCTCCTACATTCATTTTCTATATGGTGATTCTGTATAGTGTAATCAATCCGCTGAAAGACTTTGCTAAAGCGGGATACAACATTCCGAAAGGTTTGGCTTCTATGGAACGCGTGGATAAAATCCTGAAAGCAGAAAATAAGATTAAGGAAATTCCGAATCCGAAACCGCTGAAAGGCTTGAACGATAGAATAGAATTTAAAGATATTTCTTTCAGCTATGATGGTAAGAGAGAGGTACTGAAACATGTAAATCTGACAGTTCCCAAAGGAAAAACGATTGCACTGGTTGGACAGTCAGGTTCCGGTAAATCTACCTTAGTCGATTTGTTGCCACGTTACCACGATGTACAGGAAGGAGATATTACCATTGACGGAACGAGCATCCGCGACGTGCGTATTGCCGATTTACGCAGTCTGATTGGTAATGTAAACCAGGAAGCTATTCTGTTCAATGATACATTCTTCAATAACATTGCTTTCGGTGTGGAGAATGCGACAATGGAACAAGTGATAGAAGCAGCGAAGATTGCCAATGCACATGATTTCATCATGGAGAAACCGGAAGGATATAATATGAATATCGGCGACCGTGGTGGTAAATTGTCCGGTGGTCAGCGCCAGCGTATCAGTATCGCCCGTGCCATTTTGAAGAATCCTCCGATTCTGATTCTCGATGAGGCTACTTCTGCATTGGATACCGAATCAGAACGCCTCGTGCAGGAAGCGTTGGAACGTTTGATGAAAACACGTACGACGATTGCTATTGCCCACCGCCTTTCTACTATCAAGAATGCGGATGAAATCTGCGTCCTGTACGAAGGAGAGATTGTAGAACGTGGTAAGCATGAGGATCTTATAGAATTAAACGGCTATTACAAACGCCTGCATGATATGCAACAGCTGTAA